Within the Drosophila miranda strain MSH22 chromosome Y unlocalized genomic scaffold, D.miranda_PacBio2.1 Contig_Y2_pilon, whole genome shotgun sequence genome, the region TAGGCAATGTTAATAGTCGTCGCATCTTTTGAAAAAGAAACCTACTGCTTCTTCAACTGCGCTGCGGTTTATTATAccagatactcaaaatgagtattggggtatattagatttgtggtaaaagtggatgtgtgtaacgtccagaaggaatcgtttccgaccccataaagtatatatattcttgatcagcatcaatagccgagtcgattgagccatgtctgtctgtccgtctgtccgtccccttcagcgcctagtgctcaaagactataagagctagagcaacgatgttttggatccagacttctgtgatatgtcactgctacaaaaatatttcaaaacttcgccccgcccacttccgcccccacaaaggacgaaaatctgtggcatccacaattttaaagatatgagaaaaccaaaaacgtagaattgtagagaatgtccatatctttaagactgcggaatctgaattggatcgtattattattatagccagcatcaagaaaacaatttcattttttctcgccctgtctctctctaacacacacgtagcataggcggctttgcttagagtaaaacattaacgcctagatctcagagactacaaaagctagagcaaccaaatttggtatccacactcctaatatatcggaccgagacgagtttgtttcaaaatttcgccacacccccttccgcccccgcaaaggacgaaaatctggggatattcaaaaatctcagagactattaaggctagagtaaccaaatttggtatccgcactcctgttagatcttactataaaacgtgtatctcaaaatttggccccacccccttccgcccacacaaaagacgaaaatctgttgcatccacaatattgcacattcgagaaaactaaaaacgcagaatcatagataatgaccatatctatcagattgctgaatctggatcagatcagatcatttttatagccaataggaacaaatcaatttgcagtggctacgcagcgcccgacgtcacgcttagactgattttctgtctctctcgcacgcactctttgtcgtgtcgtttaatattagcggcgtctgccggaggagagccatactgacttagtatcgggtatagccgtagagttgcggtgtccgcagcaactcacaacgttccccctcgttttctttcTGTCTTTGTGTTTCAATCAAAGAAAGAATAATGGTAGGCccgtggctgtgtgtgtgacTCCATAGGCATGTGTCGACAAGTCAGCGCAAACCAGAATCCACATGGGTTATTCATAAGGCTGTTCTAACGGGTTCGCTGCGACGCGGCACGCGCTATTTGTACGTGTCTATGCCGCAAATGGCTCGTGTggcaagttttcccaactgtCCAAAAAAGGagccttgccttgccttgccgcACCTCAACCGTTAGTCAAGACCAGGGTTGGCAGACTCCTCTGGGGAAATTGTAGGGTCAACTTGGGTCATAACGTGTGAATAGATAAACCTCTTCCGTTCCTCCAATTCCCGGAGACTTACCAAGCCAGTGGTCGTCGTTGTTGTCCACCTCTAGCCTTTCATTTAACTAAGTAAATTCTATCTTCTTTCCAGTTCTAGTTCTGAATCTATTTCTAGCTAGCAAACCGTACCATGACGCGGACCGCTCCAAATGGTTAAGGTCACGCGAAATGCAATAATACGGTCCGAAAAACGGACATGGGGAGAGACAGAGCAGAGTTTGTGTTGGTGGAACCCAAGGACAAATGGGCAATGAGCCGCCAAATGACCAACGCGGAAGTGCGCTACTCCTCGAATCTAGAGGAATTTTCTTTCGTTTTGCATTCAACCCACAATCACTGAAGAGTCCACAAAAAGTCTTAGCGAGCGGAATTTCTGGGCCAACTTATCGTCGTTTCCGACGCTGTCGTGTTCATGCATTTGCGTGTTTGATAtcattattgttgttgttgttgttgttgctcttgGGTGTATTGACGATTGTGGATTTGTGCCTTTCCGAGTATTATTGATTGCAACAGGCTCGCCCACCCACACTCGTCCaggccgggaggggggggggggaagaaggTCGAGTTTGGCGCTCAGGCAAGGCTCACctgtgtttttgttgctgtagTCCTGTGGCCGAGTATCCTTGAAATTCCGTTTGAGTTCCTTTTGTATGAAGTGGCTCCTGCTAATCTACTGCTGCGTTACATACATAAATTCCGAATAAAAACAGCATTtacataaataataaatagaGCGATTCTTGGCTGAGTTCATGCGTAGTTCCaattgtttaaaaaaaaatcagcaGCGAGCCACAAAACAAAATATGAATGAGCGCAACAGTTGTGTGACCGCGGACTGAAAATACtgtctgaccctcagaaatataccgaaatataccgtcttatcactaaccatacagtatatagatgtgccagttcatacaacgaaagcgtcacacactggctagcgcgttcagtaccccagagtgacgtcatcatgagcgagagagcgcagagagaacatctttgcatgtgttagtacacacgcaatatgtttcgacaaaaatatgtgatcaATACAAACTGATTGAGCAGATGATTTCGGTGTACAAAGCACGGATCGGAAAATTTAAACCAGTCTGCATATTTATCAATTTTTGACGTtaaaattatacatttttggACTATGCTTctttttaaattgaatttgtgaGACTTTGTCTCGAAATGCTGattaaatatatcaaaataaaatatacgaatgtaataaactttaatatttatattaaatatttattttatgcttTGTACACCGAACAGAGCCAATTTGAGCGGCGActttaagtacatatgtatgtatgtatgtatgtatttacgtatatatatgtagttaCATATATGAACATTCTTAAGGCATATCCTCTATTTATAGAaagaaatatacatatatatttatgcaaatttatttaagtatatacatatatattttttcttatattgtatatttagaaACATCATTGctttagttataataaacaaaaaagtcgagaaccgacggcgtttgcataatttttataatttataataaacctgtttaaaataaggaaataaatgtgtaattttattattgtaatattttatattttgtggtataaatcaaacaaataacagcttttatttcatttcccgcgccctagtgtaccatacccccaccccctgcccattcttcatttattttgtggcggtaggtcagtccatcaaaagacccaaaacaagaaccaaactcaaatttcagttctagcggccagcaatactaaacaccCCCACGCAAAGTACGcgagaatgcatgtgcacccatacactaaaacatgctggtggcaaaacagaaccagacctgagagagttcaaaaaaatctgaaaaagcatacaatcacatatttttgtcgaaacatattgcgtgtgtactaacacatgcaaagatgttctctctgcgctctctcgctcatgatgacgtcactctggggtactgaacgcgctagccagtgtgtgacgctttcgttgtatgaactggcacatctatatactgtatggttagtggtctTATCTTCCAAACATACCGAAAATATACCGATAAAAAcagaacttagcccacttaggCCCCCTTTATTTAAACAAGATAACAACTCGATTTAAGCCGGGGAatataatacaaataataatatttactCTTGTTGGTCCATCCTATCCTTCATCTTTGCATAAAAAAGCCCACGATGAAGCATACATCTCAAATTCGCTAACATTTTTCAAGATTCATAATTTTTGTGGCCGACAATGGGCTAACTGTTCTCGATAGCAGCTGCATCGATAACCTTCGCGCCGCCCCATTTTCATCTCTACGGTCCAGCTGCGTCGTTGAAAATATGCTAGCATCGTTTtctattgttttattttgaataaaataacaattagACTAGTATAATTCGCTCCAAAGGAGCCCTATTCGTATAGCTGGTGTCAAAATGAACATAGACAACAAATTGCGCAGCAGGGAGCACGGGTTCTGTGAGTATTTCGAATGGCGAGAGAATTTCACTTTTGGCGGTCGAATTTCTAGTGGCAATAAGCTAAGCCTGGGCTCAGTCTGTGATCCGTCGCTGTCTCATCCAGGGAAGGGTTCTCCAGATCTCCGGGTCTCTAGCCGAAATTGCAGCGCAAGCGAAAACGTATTGAAAAACTAGACTGCAACATAGACAAAGACGCAGACCATGATGGAGACAATCTGAGAGCTGCACTAATTTCTGGCTTTTTCACTCTCATTGCAGCCAACGAGCGGACCTACGATTTCGGCCTGCGTCGCCTGTGCGTGGCCAAGGAGGACAGTTGGCGGGGAATCGCTCCGGCCAACTACTGCCCGGACTTCAACCCAGAGCCGCCCATATTCTCGGCCAAGTTTGCCAATTGCAACGGCTATAGGCACATTCTGGCCATAGCCAATGAGGATGGCAAGATCACACTGCAGGACAGCACACAGCGCAACCACGAGCCGGAGGAGCAGTCCCTGCCGGGGCCGCAGTGCCATTACAATGCAGTCTTCGACCTGGAGTGGGCCCCGGGGCAGATGCGGTTCGTTTCCGCCTCGGGGGACCACACAGCACGGCTCTGGGAGGTGGCTGGCTCGGGCATTAGGGGACTCAACTCGTATATTGGCCACACACGATCCGTTAAGTCGGCCGCCTTCAAGCGAACAGACCCAGCCGTGTTTGCCACTGGCGGGCGAGACGGAGCCATTTTCATCTGGGACATACGGGCCAATCTCAACATGGATCTGACCTCTCGCGTGGACAACTGCATCTACAGCGGGCACACGGGGGGACCGGGCACGGCCGTCTCGCAGCGAAAGCAGCGCTCACGCACGCCCAAGATGTCGTACAGCGCCACCTCGAGCAGCATCACGGGATTGGCCTTCCAGGACGACAACACCCTGATATCCTGTGGCGCTGGCGACGGCGTGATCAAGGTATGGGATCTGCGACGCAACTATACGGCCTACAGGAAGGAGCCGCTGCCCAGGCACAAGCTGCCGTATGCCGGACACTCCACCTTCCGGGGATTTACCAATCTCATTGTGGATGCGGCAGGGACGCGGCTCTTTGCCAACTGCATGGACAACACGATCTACTGCTACAATCTGGTATCGTACTCCCCCAAGCCGCTGGCCTGCTACAAGGGTCTGCTGAATTCCACCTTCTACATCAAGTCCTGTCTAAGTCCGGATGGAAAGTACCTGTTGAGCGGCAGCAGTGACGAGCGGGCGTACATCTGGAACATAGAACATGCAAAGGAGCCGCTGGTGGCTCTGTCTGGCCACACGGTCGAGGTGACCTGCGTCGCCTGGGGCTCCTCCCACGACTGTCCCATTGTCACCTGCAGTGACGATGCGCGGCATAAGATCTGGCGCATGGGACCCGACCTGGAGGGTCTTAGCGAGGCCGAGAGGGCGGACAAGTATCGCGGCCATGCAAGCTATGTGCGCCAATTCAGCAAAAAGTCCACGGCTCCGGCCACCGGCAACCACAAGTACAACCTGAGGGATCTGGAGTCAACGCCACGCTCGCTGAAGCGCCTGATGGACCAGAACGAACGCCCGCCTGGCTCCGTCGAAAAGGCTCCGTCCATGAAGCGTTCATTTCTGGACATGCTGGGCGTGGTCAGCAGCGAGGCTGATGCCGAGCAAACGCAGAAACGAACCAAGCCCCTGGAATCCCGCGGAAGGCGACTCTTCGGGCCCTCCAGCCAAGAGCCCACTTGCACGCACATTCAGCTGCCGCCGATTGGCGAGGAAGAAGCATCGCCCAgcaaaaagcaaaagaagAACGCAGCCGCCGATAATATTTCCCCGGGGACCAAGCTGCTAAGCCTCAACTCCTCGCCGGTCCACTCGCCGCTCAGCGAGAATGTCAACCACATATACGCCTCACCACCCACTACATccacagctgcagctgcagcagcggcggcggcaacgGCTGCCTCCGAGggagctggccagcagccCCTCTCCTCTGTGATCTACTCGCCCACATCGAACCTGCCCAACTACGTGCTGGACGGGGAGGCACCGCATCTGGCCATAATGTCGCCCAAGCGCAAGGCCAAGGAAAAGGTCGACTGGCTGACGAACATACGCAAGCAGAAGCTGATGAACGGCAGAGCGCACGTctcgctcagcgacaaaatcaacgaggagcagcagcaggccatCTCTGTGGATGTTTTGGCCTCGCCGCGTCTCCAGTGCCTGCGTCAGTCGGAGTACAGTCCCCGCTTAAAGGACACTCCCCGGCGGCGCATCTCGCACACTGATGCTGGAGGTGGTGCGGGCGGATCAAGCGGATCCATACCACAACCGCAGCCACGCACACCCACCTCCAGTCGCCGGAACAGTGAGACGACACTGCTCCGCTTCTTCAGCGTTCAGCGCAACAGCAGTGTGGCACCCGACGAGACGGCGACAGCGTCGGGGCCAAGCGAGATGTCGCCACCTCCATCGGTCACGCCGCTGACTCTGCGAACGCCCTCGACAGCGGTGGGAAGCGATTAAAATGTCGCCTAACAAATGGGAAGAATCGTATCCCCTCGTCGTATTATTGTACCCGTAGTTTTAAGCGGACATTGTTGTAAGCTATTTTATGTAGATCCTAGCTTGAATCTTATTTTCGTTGGGCGAGTTGGTAACCAATTCCCCCGGCACTTTGTACAGCGCCACTACAAAAGACTAAATAAAAGTACATCCATAAATATTTTAAGCTTCATTAAATTTGGTTACAAGTACAGTTTGGATCACTACTGTATGACTAGTTATTGCACTttcttctgctgttgctgctgctgcttggtcGCCGCATTCAGCCGCATGGTCTGGAAGATCTGACGGGCCACACCAAAAAGCAATACGAGGTGACAGAGATGCATGGCCGAGCTGGACAGATAAGTGCTGGGATAGCTGTTCCAGCTGTACTCGATGATGCCCAGGATGAGATAGCGCACGCCCAGGGTATAGGACGTGGACCAGACCAGATACGGAAGCGAGTGAAAGTACCAAACGTAAAATTGATAGTGCAGCGAGCGGGAGCAGGCCCGCCGATGAAGTTGCACAGGAAGAAGGGCAGCAGGGCCAGTTGCGTGCACCGATCAAAGTGGATGCCATAGCGCTCGGACTCCACccgagcgggagcgggagctgGTGGAGCCGCTGCCTTGCCGCCCGATGACTTTTGTAGTGTCTTTTCGAAGGCATTCAGAAAGGATTGCTGTTCGGCGCTTAGCTTAGTAGAGAGCCGAGTAAATGTACACAAAAGCCGCCGGATACACCAGGGGACCAGTATCACCTGCAATGTAGACAAAAGAAATAGTTTAATTCACATTTCCCTTGTCTGTGCTTGTCTTGTTCCGTTCCGTTACAGTTCGAATTCTGTTTCGAAGCAGCTGTGTTTTTGGGCGCTCACTGCGAATGGCAAACTCAAAGAAGAGCAACGTCGTCGGGCGACTGTCAAAATGTCAGATGTCACTGTCAGAAAGAGAAGGAAAATTTTTGTTCGAGAAGCATGTTACGGCATGTTTTTAGCTGAGAACTACAACTTTTAATGTAAATATGatttcgtgtcaaaatttgTTTGTACTCCGCGGCCAACTGCCGGCGATCCGCGGCTGGCGCCGGTACCAACAGCACTTACGGACAACTCTGAAACACAGCTCCAGCTTCTTGCCTTGGGGCTCCACGGCACCGCCGAGTATATCGCACGCGTCCGCGTCCAAATTGTCATTGCTGGGGCTTAGGACACGCGATGATGGACGACACACAGTACGCAGTTTTCACACCTCTAGCCGCATGCTGGCCAAAGACTACTACACGACACTGGGGGTGGCCAAGAACGCCAATGGGAAGGATATCAAGAAGGCCTACTATCAGCTGGCCAAGAAGTACCATCCGGACACCAACAAGGAGGACCCGGATGCCGGTCGCAAATTCCAGGAGGTCTCCGAGGCCTACGAGGTGCTCAGCGATGATCAGAAGCGGCGTGACTACGACACCTACGGACAGACGGCGGAGAACATGAGTCGTCAGGGTGGCGGAttcggtggcggcggcggcggggcAGGACCCTTCGGACCCGAGGGCTTCTCACAGAGCTGGCAGTTCCGCTCGACCATCGATCCCGAGGAGCTGTTCCGCAAGATTTTCGGCGAGGGAAACTTCCGCACCAACAGTTTCGACGGCTTCGCCGACTCCAAGTTCGGTTTCGGACAGGCTCAGGAGATAGTCATGGACTTGACCTTCGCCCAGGCAGCTCGCGGCGTCAATAAGGATGTGAATGTCAATGTGGTGGACAAGTGCCCCAAGTGCGCCGGCTCCAAGTGCGAGCCGGGCACAAAGCCGGGCCGCTGCCAGTACTGTAACGGCACAGGTTTCGAGACCATCTCGACGGGACCCTTCGTCATGCGTTCCACGTGCCGCTACTGCCAGGGCACGCGCCAGTACATCAAGTATCCGTGCAGCGAGTGCGAGGGCAAGGGAAAGACTGTGCAGCGCCGCAAGGTGACAGTACCGGTGCCGGCGGGCATCGAGAACGGACAAACGGTGCGCATGCAGGTGGGCAGCAAGGAACTGTTTGTGACCTTCCGAGTGGAACGGAGCGACTACTTCCACCGTGACGGGGCCGACGTACACACAGACGTGGTCATCTCGGTGTCACAGTCCGTCCTGGGCGGCACTGTACGCGTCCAGGGAGTCTACGAGGACCAGTGGATTAACATTGAACCGGGCACCTCCTCCCACCACAAGCACACGTTGCGAGGCAAGGGCCTGAAGCGGGTAAACGCTCACGGCCATGGCGATCACTATGTACACATCAAAATTGATGTCCCGCGGAAGCTGAGCAAGGAGCAGCGCGCACTCATCGAGGCCTTCgccgagctggagctggacaCGCCAGGCAAGATCCACGGCATCACCCAGACAAAAAATGGCAGTAAGAAAGCAACGTAAATACACCCTAGCAGATAGAAACGCAATTTCGAAGTCAATTCTCAATCTCATTGCCCAATGCAGCATCTAATGTAATTGGAGCTTCAATTCGTAGTTCAAATATATGTGGGTTAACAGTCTAAACGAGACTTAATCGTCAATCCCTGTCTTTTGCACTTCTATAATTGCAGCACAGGTGCGAGTGAACAATCCGGAGCTGTTGGAGGCAGAGCAGCCAAAGCAACCAGCAAAGAAAGCACAAGCGAAACCAAGGAACAGCAGGACCAAAAAGAGTCCAAGCCCAGTGGGGGCTCAGGGCAAAGCGAAGGCGGAGGCGGGGGAGGCTTCTTAAACAAGATCAAATCGATGTTCAACTGAAATACAATTGTTTTACGTTAATATTTAAGCAAAAACAATGTTAATGTTGCTCCTAAGATGACGTTTTGTTTTAAGCCTAAGTCTAGGGGTACGAGCAGCAGGACCTA harbors:
- the LOC117193036 gene encoding protein tumorous imaginal discs, mitochondrial-like isoform X1, with the translated sequence MISCQNLFVLRGQLPAIRGWRRYQQHLRTTLKHSSSFLPWGSTAPPSISHASASKLSLLGLRTRDDGRHTVRSFHTSSRMLAKDYYTTLGVAKNANGKDIKKAYYQLAKKYHPDTNKEDPDAGRKFQEVSEAYEVLSDDQKRRDYDTYGQTAENMSRQGGGFGGGGGGAGPFGPEGFSQSWQFRSTIDPEELFRKIFGEGNFRTNSFDGFADSKFGFGQAQEIVMDLTFAQAARGVNKDVNVNVVDKCPKCAGSKCEPGTKPGRCQYCNGTGFETISTGPFVMRSTCRYCQGTRQYIKYPCSECEGKGKTVQRRKVTVPVPAGIENGQTVRMQVGSKELFVTFRVERSDYFHRDGADVHTDVVISVSQSVLGGTVRVQGVYEDQWINIEPGTSSHHKHTLRGKGLKRVNAHGHGDHYVHIKIDVPRKLSKEQRALIEAFAELELDTPGKIHGITQTKNGSKKATTGASEQSGAVGGRAAKATSKESTSETKEQQDQKESKPSGGSGQSEGGGGGGFLNKIKSMFN
- the LOC117193036 gene encoding protein tumorous imaginal discs, mitochondrial-like isoform X3; its protein translation is MISCQNLFVLRGQLPAIRGWRRYQQHLRTTLKHSSSFLPWGSTAPPSISHASASKLSLLGLRTRDDGRHTVRSFHTSSRMLAKDYYTTLGVAKNANGKDIKKAYYQLAKKYHPDTNKEDPDAGRKFQEVSEAYEVLSDDQKRRDYDTYGQTAENMSRQGGGFGGGGGGAGPFGPEGFSQSWQFRSTIDPEELFRKIFGEGNFRTNSFDGFADSKFGFGQAQEIVMDLTFAQAARGVNKDVNVNVVDKCPKCAGSKCEPGTKPGRCQYCNGTGFETISTGPFVMRSTCRYCQGTRQYIKYPCSECEGKGKTVQRRKVTVPVPAGIENGQTVRMQVGSKELFVTFRVERSDYFHRDGADVHTDVVISVSQSVLGGTVRVQGVYEDQWINIEPGTSSHHKHTLRGKGLKRVNAHGHGDHYVHIKIDVPRKLSKEQRALIEAFAELELDTPGKIHGITQTKNGSKKATCE
- the LOC117193036 gene encoding protein tumorous imaginal discs, mitochondrial-like isoform X2: MISCQNLFVLRGQLPAIRGWRRYQQHLRTTLKHSSSFLPWGSTAPPSISHASASKLSLLGLRTRDDGRHTVRSFHTSSRMLAKDYYTTLGVAKNANGKDIKKAYYQLAKKYHPDTNKEDPDAGRKFQEVSEAYEVLSDDQKRRDYDTYGQTAENMSRQGGGFGGGGGGAGPFGPEGFSQSWQFRSTIDPEELFRKIFGEGNFRTNSFDGFADSKFGFGQAQEIVMDLTFAQAARGVNKDVNVNVVDKCPKCAGSKCEPGTKPGRCQYCNGTGFETISTGPFVMRSTCRYCQGTRQYIKYPCSECEGKGKTVQRRKVTVPVPAGIENGQTVRMQVGSKELFVTFRVERSDYFHRDGADVHTDVVISVSQSVLGGTVRVQGVYEDQWINIEPGTSSHHKHTLRGKGLKRVNAHGHGDHYVHIKIDVPRKLSKEQRALIEAFAELELDTPGKIHGITQTKNGTQVRVNNPELLEAEQPKQPAKKAQAKPRNSRTKKSPSPVGAQGKAKAEAGEAS
- the LOC117193035 gene encoding protein lethal(2)denticleless-like, which encodes MNIDNKLRSREHGFSNERTYDFGLRRLCVAKEDSWRGIAPANYCPDFNPEPPIFSAKFANCNGYRHILAIANEDGKITLQDSTQRNHEPEEQSLPGPQCHYNAVFDLEWAPGQMRFVSASGDHTARLWEVAGSGIRGLNSYIGHTRSVKSAAFKRTDPAVFATGGRDGAIFIWDIRANLNMDLTSRVDNCIYSGHTGGPGTAVSQRKQRSRTPKMSYSATSSSITGLAFQDDNTLISCGAGDGVIKVWDLRRNYTAYRKEPLPRHKLPYAGHSTFRGFTNLIVDAAGTRLFANCMDNTIYCYNLVSYSPKPLACYKGLLNSTFYIKSCLSPDGKYLLSGSSDERAYIWNIEHAKEPLVALSGHTVEVTCVAWGSSHDCPIVTCSDDARHKIWRMGPDLEGLSEAERADKYRGHASYVRQFSKKSTAPATGNHKYNLRDLESTPRSLKRLMDQNERPPGSVEKAPSMKRSFLDMLGVVSSEADAEQTQKRTKPLESRGRRLFGPSSQEPTCTHIQLPPIGEEEASPSKKQKKNAAADNISPGTKLLSLNSSPVHSPLSENVNHIYASPPTTSTAAAAAAAAATAASEGAGQQPLSSVIYSPTSNLPNYVLDGEAPHLAIMSPKRKAKEKVDWLTNIRKQKLMNGRAHVSLSDKINEEQQQAISVDVLASPRLQCLRQSEYSPRLKDTPRRRISHTDAGGGAGGSSGSIPQPQPRTPTSSRRNSETTLLRFFSVQRNSSVAPDETATASGPSEMSPPPSVTPLTLRTPSTAVGSD